One window of the Eucalyptus grandis isolate ANBG69807.140 chromosome 6, ASM1654582v1, whole genome shotgun sequence genome contains the following:
- the LOC104449750 gene encoding F-box/LRR-repeat/kelch-repeat protein At1g09650 isoform X1, with translation MEKSMGSKGKNLARLVEEKACSKRLQQEEEQRRIPYLPKDCITNILLCLPHKSLLRSMLVCKSWRDIIKSLNFVHAHLHRSDTILIFLSRLPAPHNIYSVLTSRPPDNPNYFSIDTNYLQSQNIPILTQPAIHYPRKSCVKFMEFSNGKCEERDYKISCLGKIRATCDGLILLENRIKKGGLIVLNPVTRKLDPLPLGTLCPPHNESYGFALSEVSGVYKVVHLFRDELNYFHCEILSLGTRVWRPLDGPEPGLFGWLGYRPVFAIGYLHWVPFVDHSDYIVSMEMDSEKFHKVALPTSCRTHDRILEIRGSLCFIAHEEMTQINIWMLEGLSGHAWKQTCSITMGCTFDMVPLLGLKMSGDIIFERDEDYSLYRYHFELKEIRRIEVQENLALSSNSYFAHVNSFISW, from the coding sequence ATGGAAAAATCCATGGGAAGCAAGGGCAAGAATCTTGCAAGATTAGTGGAAGAAAAGGCTTGTTCAAAGAGGTTGCAGCAAGAGGAAGAACAGAGGCGAATTCCTTATCTTCCAAAGGACTGCATCACTAACATCCTCCTCTGTCTCCCTCACAAATCCCTCCTCAGGTCGATGCTTGTTTGCAAGTCTTGGAGAGATATCATAAAGAGCCTCAATTTTGTTCATGCCCATCTTCATCGGTCTGACACCATCCTGATTTTTCTGTCTAGGCTTCCAGCACCTCACAATATTTACTCTGTTTTAACATCCAGGCCGCCTGATAACCCAAACTATTTCTCAATTGACACAAACTATTTGCAATCACAGAACATTCCCATCTTAACTCAGCCTGCCATCCATTATCCAAGAAAATCCTGTGTCAAGTTTATGGAATTTAGCAATGGGAAGTGCGAGGAAAGAGACTACAAGATAAGCTGCTTGGGCAAGATAAGAGCAACTTGCGATGGTTTAATCCTGCTAGAGAACAGGATAAAGAAAGGTGGGTTGATAGTCTTGAATCCCGTGACCAGAAAGCTCGACCCACTTCCTTTAGGCACTCTCTGTCCTCCGCATAATGAATCTTATGGTTTTGCCTTGAGCGAGGTCTCCGGGGTATATAAGGTAGTGCACTTATTCAGAGACGAGCTGAACTACTTCCATTGTGAGATTCTTAGTCTCGGAACAAGAGTGTGGAGGCCACTTGACGGACCGGAACCTGGGCTATTCGGTTGGCTAGGGTACAGACCAGTTTTTGCTATAGGATATCTGCACTGGGTTCCTTTCGTTGATCACAGTGATTACATAGTGTCCATGGAAATGGACAGCGAGAAGTTTCATAAAGTAGCGCTCCCTACAAGCTGCAGAACACATGACCGGATTCTTGAGATACGTGGTTCCTTGTGCTTCATTGCTCATGAAGAGATGACCCAGATCAACATCTGGATGTTGGAGGGATTGTCAGGGCATGCGTGGAAACAGACGTGTTCCATCACCATGGGTTGCACGTTTGACATGGTTCCGCTACTGGGTTTGAAGATGAGCGGAGATATCATTTTTGAGCGTGATGAAGATTACTCGCTGTACCGATATCATTTCGAGCTCAAAGAAATAAGGAGGATCGAGGTGCAAGAGAACCTCGCCTTGTCATCGAATTCATATTTTGCCCATGTCAATAGCTTCATCTCCTGGTGA
- the LOC104449748 gene encoding pentatricopeptide repeat-containing protein At3g14330, protein MFCSTSLSPTITLPTTITATSNPRTVKPGKPFNLTLRSLCRSGRLEEAVRLIESAPSKFVDPQSYSLVLHSCISCKSLELGQRLYLQLLLRRDRGNDNLLDDQTVRAKLVTLYSVCGQVDQARQIFEDGLDNGLVSESMWVAMAVGYSKNGCSKEALLLYRDMLLQCVVPSKFALSMALKASADLTDLWVGKAVHAQVVKSGEDPDQAVYNALLNLYGECGSLEEALRVFEKMPEKNVISWNSLIAAFVEQNQVTEALSILRRMQRGGILFSWVTLTTILGACAAATALHSGKEVHAQIVKSKARPDILVLNSLMDMYAKCGITDYCKKVFDQMQAKDLTTWNTLLNSYAVNGSMDETVKLFDAMTKSGIRPDAVTFVTLLSGCSHTGLTDEGRKLFDQMEDFKISLTSEHYACLVDMLGRAGKIEEALKVAENMPMKPSGSVWGSILNSCRLHGNVAIAEKIAGHLFELEPNNSGNYVILSNIYANAGMWDHVEVVRKLMEERGIKKEAGCSWIQIKNRIHTFVAGGHVDFQNSSEYRNLWSDLMEAMEEVGYVPDTRAVLHNVNEDMKTLWVCGHSERLATTFALIHTGAGTPIRITKNLRVCVDCHSWMKFVSRVTSRVITLRDTNRFHHFKGGTCSCKDYW, encoded by the coding sequence ATGTTCTGCTCCACTTCTCTCTCACCAACCATTACCTTGCCAACTACCATAACAGCCACTTCGAATCCCAGGACCGTCAAACCTGGCAAGCCCTTCAATTTAACCCTCAGATCTCTCTGCAGATCGGGCAGACTAGAAGAGGCTGTCCGCTTGATCGAATCAGCACCTTCCAAATTCGTCGATCCCCAGTCCTATTCCCTCGTCCTCCATAGTTGCATCTCCTGTAAATCCTTAGAACTTGGCCAGAGACTGTATCTACAATTATTACTACGTAGGGATAGAGGCAATGATAATCTACTGGATGATCAGACCGTGAGAGCCAAGCTTGTTACCCTTTACTCGGTCTGTGGCCAAGTCGATCAGGCGCGGCAAATATTCGAAGATGGCCTTGACAATGGACTTGTCTCTGAATCCATGTGGGTGGCTATGGCCGTTGGGTACTCCAAAAATGGGTGCTCCAAAGAGGCCTTGCTCCTGTACCGTGACATGTTGTTGCAGTGCGTTGTGCCAAGCAAGTTTGCCTTGTCAATGGCCTTAAAGGCAAGTGCAGATTTGACGGATTTATGGGTTGGTAAAGCAGTGCATGCCCAGGTGGTGAAGTCTGGTGAAGACCCAGATCAAGCTGTTTACAATGCTCTTCTGAACTTATATGGAGAGTGTGGGTCTTTGGAGGAAGCATTAAGGGTGTTTGAGAAAATGCCTGAGAAGAATGTAATTTCTTGGAACTCGTTGATTGCTGCTTTCGTTGAGCAAAATCAGGTGACTGAAGCATTGAGCATTCTCAGAAGAATGCAGAGGGGCGGAATATTGTTCAGTTGGGTCACGTTGACAACAATCTTAGGAGCTTGTGCAGCGGCAACGGCACTTCATAGCGGGAAGGAAGTACATGCGCAGATTGTGAAATCAAAAGCAAGACCAGACATTTTGGTACTTAATTCGCTCATGGATATGTATGCTAAGTGTGGCATCACGGATTATTGCAAGAAAGTGTTCGATCAAATGCAGGCAAAGGATTTAACGACTTGGAACACATTGCTGAATAGTTATGCAGTAAATGGATCTATGGATGAAACAGTCAAGCTATTTGATGCAATGACCAAGTCCGGTATCAGGCCAGATGCGGTCACTTTCGTCACTCTATTGTCTGGTTGCAGCCACACCGGGCTTACTGATGAGGGAAGGAAACTCTTTGATCAAATGGAGGATTTCAAGATCTCGCTAACTTCAGAGCATTACGCTTGCCTGGTGGATATGTTAGGAAGAGCCGGAAAAATTGAGGAGGCACTGAAAGTTGCAGAAAATATGCCGATGAAGCCAAGTGGCAGCGTCTGGGGGTCTATTCTCAACTCCTGTCGACTCCATGGAAATGTGGCCATTGCAGAGAAGATAGCAGGCCATCTCTTTGAGCTTGAACCGAACAATTCTGGGAACTATGTGATCCTTTCCAACATTTACGCAAATGCAGGAATGTGGGACCATGTTGAAGTGGTTAGAAAgttgatggaagagagagggatAAAGAAGGAGGCTGGCTGCAGTTGGATACAAATAAAGAACAGAATACATACTTTCGTAGCTGGAGGGCATGTTGATTTCCAGAACTCTTCAGAATATAGAAACTTATGGAGTGATCTGATGGAAGCTATGGAAGAAGTGGGATACGTGCCTGATACTAGAGCAGTTCTTCACAATGTGAATGAAGACATGAAGACATTGTGGGTCTGTGGGCATAGCGAGAGACTGGCGACTACGTTTGCTCTCATTCACACAGGCGCTGGGACACCAATAAGGATTACAAAGAATCTTCGTGTTTGTGTGGATTGTCATTCTTGGATGAAGTTTGTGTCGAGAGTTACGAGCCGAGTAATTACATTGAGAGATACGAATCGGTTTCACCATTTCAAAGGAGGTACATGCTCTTGTAAGGATTATTGGTAG
- the LOC104452000 gene encoding protein GAMETE EXPRESSED 1 gives MGYSPVPLFLLVLAFVPLNCHSWGWFSSSTTATPRSEGGSFRATRDSSDGSVTEFSMEGLNNPRGAKLVENARRKLAASNSCWRNAYNTLFAGCSEILAAEEKRSRFAWHLSDCFQRDSGRPAFPRCDEKSLMVDCRKMLDDSERTVYLEFYLETNSICHQLQTHAFKQETERLVNDLKKSAESAEDKLEIIQDRSDSLFQRSNEIYDSLISIDSRTQQVAQASKNVQDHIEEVLHHSEAIYEQSRGIAASQAELQEGQEKMKEKIEDGMAKILESSSNLGREIDSLRKEAGEIEKEISRVRDGMFSKMEDLQGKADDIGDKAGISLEKQKQLLDGQSSALKGLQFLTEFQSEALEESRGTLQQLAEYGRRQQEDLLQRQEQLQLVHNHLIKNSKSILEAQEAFESKQATMFVALDKLFALHNAMLLESRIIKAFFLYSLSIFIIYMFTSTKQTYTVRPWLYIGLCMTFVIEVFILRFTTMGIEEQAWIINLFRSVFALAAFAQLLYAIFTYRDYEVLNHRMLLALVEKVNSLQKENKLFDDLDSDVNWLSWMDTELPEEADTNEDPDFLPREEVGENSITTDICTRRYNLRRRLPY, from the exons ATGGGTTACAGTCCCGTTCCTCTGTTTCTACTTGTTCTGGCGTTCGTCCCCTTGAATTGCCACTCGTGGGGTTGGTTCTCCTCGTCTACTACGGCAACGCCTCGCTCCGAAGGAGGTTCTTTCCGAGCGACGAGAGACAGTTCCGATGGTTCTGTTACGGAGTTCTCCATGGAAGGGCTCAATAATCCCAGGGGGGCCAAATTAGTCGAGAACGCTAGAAGGAAACTGGCCGCGTCGAATTCGTGTTGGAGGAATGCGTACAACACTCTTTTTGCCGGGTGCTCAGAGATTCTGGCTGCTGAGGAGAAGCGCTCGAGGTTTGCTTGGCATCTCAGCGATTGCTTCCAACGGGACTCGGGACGGCCCGCTTTCCCTCGCTGTGATGAGAAGTCCTTGATGGTGGATTGCCGCAAAATGCTGGACGACTCCGAGCGCACGGTTTATCTCGAATTTTACCTCGAAACCAATTCTATCTGCCACCAATTACA GACACATGCATTTAAGCAGGAAACGGAGAGACTGGTGAACGATCTAAAGAAATCTGCAGAGAGTGCAGAAGACAAGCTAGAAATCATACAAGATAGATCGGATTCCCTTTTCCAGCGTTCCAACGAGATATACGATTCGCTGATCTCTATTGACTCCCGAACTCAGCAAGTGGCTCAGGCATCGAAGAATGTGCAAGATCACATTGAAGAAGTTCTGCACCACTCGGAAGCAATTTATGAGCAATCCAGGGGAATTGCCGCTTCCCAAGCGGAGCTACAGGAAGGgcaagagaaaatgaaggagaaaatAGAAGATGGCATGGCGAAGATTTTGGAATCTTCCAGTAATTTGGGACGAGAGATAGATTCGTTAAGGAAGGAAGCTGGAGAGATAGAGAAGGAGATAAGTAGAGTTAGAGATGGGATGTTCTCGAAGATGGAGGATTTGCAAGGTAAAGCTGATGATATTGGAGATAAGGCAGGGATTTCACTGGAGAAGCAGAAGCAGCTCTTGGATGGACAATCTTCTGCACTTAAGGGCCTTCAGTTTCTCACCGAGTTTCAGTCTGAAGCATTAGAAGAGAGCAG GGGCACCTTGCAACAGTTGGCTGAATATGGCAGAAGACAACAAGAAGACCTTCTTCAACGGCAAGAGCAGCTTCAGCTCGTCCACAATCACTTGATCAAGAACTCGAAGTCTATCTTGGAAGCTCAG GAAGCCTTTGAATCAAAGCAAGCGACGATGTTTGTGGCCCTCGACAAGCTATTTGCTTTGCACAATGCGATGCTGCTCGAGTCACGGATAATAAAGGCTTTCTTCCTTTATTCTTTATCGatctttattatttatatgtTCACCAGCACCAAGCAAACATACACTGTGAGGCCCTGGCTCTATATTG GTTTGTGCATGACTTTTGTTATTGAAGTATTTATTCTTCGATTCACAACCATGGGTATTGAAGAACAGGCATGGATCATAAACTTGTTTAGATCTGTCTTTGCACTTGCTGCTTTTGCCCAGCTTCTGTATGCAATTTTTACATACAG GGATTATGAAGTTTTAAATCATCGGATGCTATTAGCCTTGGTTGAAAAGGTGAACAGCTTGCAAAAGGAGAACAAGCTCTTTGACGACCTGGACAGTGATGTAAACTGGTTGTCATGGATGGATACTGAGCTACCGGAAGAGGCAGATACCAATGAGGACCCAGACTTCTTGCCACGCGAGGAGGTTGGAGAGAATTCGATCACAACCGACATTTGCACAAGAAGATATAACCTCCGCCGTCGGCTTCCTTATTGA
- the LOC104449750 gene encoding uncharacterized protein LOC104449750 isoform X2, whose product MEKSMGSKGKNLARLVEEKACSKRLQQEEEQRRIPYLPKDCITNILLCLPHKSLLRLPAPHNIYSVLTSRPPDNPNYFSIDTNYLQSQNIPILTQPAIHYPRKSCVKFMEFSNGKCEERDYKISCLGKIRATCDGLILLENRIKKGGLIVLNPVTRKLDPLPLGTLCPPHNESYGFALSEVSGVYKVVHLFRDELNYFHCEILSLGTRVWRPLDGPEPGLFGWLGYRPVFAIGYLHWVPFVDHSDYIVSMEMDSEKFHKVALPTSCRTHDRILEIRGSLCFIAHEEMTQINIWMLEGLSGHAWKQTCSITMGCTFDMVPLLGLKMSGDIIFERDEDYSLYRYHFELKEIRRIEVQENLALSSNSYFAHVNSFISW is encoded by the exons ATGGAAAAATCCATGGGAAGCAAGGGCAAGAATCTTGCAAGATTAGTGGAAGAAAAGGCTTGTTCAAAGAGGTTGCAGCAAGAGGAAGAACAGAGGCGAATTCCTTATCTTCCAAAGGACTGCATCACTAACATCCTCCTCTGTCTCCCTCACAAATCCCTCCTCAG GCTTCCAGCACCTCACAATATTTACTCTGTTTTAACATCCAGGCCGCCTGATAACCCAAACTATTTCTCAATTGACACAAACTATTTGCAATCACAGAACATTCCCATCTTAACTCAGCCTGCCATCCATTATCCAAGAAAATCCTGTGTCAAGTTTATGGAATTTAGCAATGGGAAGTGCGAGGAAAGAGACTACAAGATAAGCTGCTTGGGCAAGATAAGAGCAACTTGCGATGGTTTAATCCTGCTAGAGAACAGGATAAAGAAAGGTGGGTTGATAGTCTTGAATCCCGTGACCAGAAAGCTCGACCCACTTCCTTTAGGCACTCTCTGTCCTCCGCATAATGAATCTTATGGTTTTGCCTTGAGCGAGGTCTCCGGGGTATATAAGGTAGTGCACTTATTCAGAGACGAGCTGAACTACTTCCATTGTGAGATTCTTAGTCTCGGAACAAGAGTGTGGAGGCCACTTGACGGACCGGAACCTGGGCTATTCGGTTGGCTAGGGTACAGACCAGTTTTTGCTATAGGATATCTGCACTGGGTTCCTTTCGTTGATCACAGTGATTACATAGTGTCCATGGAAATGGACAGCGAGAAGTTTCATAAAGTAGCGCTCCCTACAAGCTGCAGAACACATGACCGGATTCTTGAGATACGTGGTTCCTTGTGCTTCATTGCTCATGAAGAGATGACCCAGATCAACATCTGGATGTTGGAGGGATTGTCAGGGCATGCGTGGAAACAGACGTGTTCCATCACCATGGGTTGCACGTTTGACATGGTTCCGCTACTGGGTTTGAAGATGAGCGGAGATATCATTTTTGAGCGTGATGAAGATTACTCGCTGTACCGATATCATTTCGAGCTCAAAGAAATAAGGAGGATCGAGGTGCAAGAGAACCTCGCCTTGTCATCGAATTCATATTTTGCCCATGTCAATAGCTTCATCTCCTGGTGA
- the LOC104449749 gene encoding uncharacterized oxidoreductase At4g09670 — translation MGHDPVRFGIIGCAGIARKLCRAIALAPNATLHALASRSIEKARSFAAANGLSGAVKLYGSYGDVLDDPLVDAVYLPLPTSLRVAWAVSAARKGKHVLLEKPTAVDAAELDRILEACEASGVQFMDGTMWLHHPRTEKMMEIVSDPGRFGELNSINSMSMFTPSGDFFENNIRVKPDLDSLGALGDLGWYCISAFLWAACYKLPSAVSALPDVTRNSAGVILSCSAVLYWGSAHETAATFHCSFLAHVSMDFAIIGSNGSLHLKDFTIPIEEGSASFEFTPGAKFADLHIGWNVKPERVLVPTELPQEALMIREFASLVQGIRNSGCSPERKWPEISRKTQLVLDAVKKSIDGGCILVHL, via the exons ATGGGGCACGATCCCGTCCGCTTCGGCATCATCGGCTGCGCCGGCATCGCGCGGAAGCTGTGCAGGGCCATCGCCCTCGCCCCGAACGCCACCCTCCACGCCCTCGCCAGCCGCTCCATCGAGAAGGCCCGGTCGTTCGCCGCCGCGAACGGTCTCTCCGGCGCCGTCAAGCTGTACGGGAGCTACGGCGACGTCCTGGACGACCCGCTCGTCGACGCCGTCTACCTCCCGCTGCCGACGAGCCTGCGCGTGGCCTGGGCGGTCTCGGCCGCCAGGAAGGGGAAGCACGTGCTCCTGGAGAAGCCGACGGCGGTCGACGCGGCGGAGCTCGACCGGATCCTGGAGGCCTGCGAGGCGAGCGGGGTCCAGTTCATGGACGGGACCATGTGGCTGCATCATCCGAGGAcggagaagatgatggagattgTGTCTGATCCTGGGCGGTTTGGAGAACTGAATTCG ATCAACAGCATGTCCATGTTTACGCCGAGCGGAGATTTTTTCGAGAATAACATTCGAGTAAAGCCCGACCTGGACTCCCTCGGTGCGCTCGGTGACTTGGGCTGGTATTGCATCAGTGCCTTTCTCTGGGCTGCCTGTTACAAACTACCATCTGCTGTATCCGCTCTTCCTGATGTTACCCGCAACTCGGCCGGAGTCATCCTGTCGTGCTCTGCTGTGTTGTACTGGGGTTCGGCGCACGAAACGGCCGCGACGTTCCACTGCTCGTTCCTCGCCCACGTGTCCATGGACTTTGCAATCATCGGTTCAAATGGATCGCTGCATCTCAAGGACTTCACCATACCGATCGAGGAAGGTTCTGCTTCATTCGAATTCACTCCCGGTGCTAAATTCGCGGACCTCCATATAGGGTGGAACGTAAAGCCGGAGAGGGTCCTTGTCCCCACGGAGCTTCCACAAGAGGCCTTGATGATTCGGGAGTTTGCAAGCCTTGTTCAGGGCATTCGCAATTCTGGGTGTTCCCCAGAGAGAAAATGGCCTGAAATCAGCAGAAAGACGCAGCTAGTCCTCGACGCGGTAAAGAAGTCCATAGATGGAGGGTGCATACTTGTTCACTTGTAG